From the genome of Pseudomonas sp. FP453:
GGTCTTGCCAGCTTCCAGCTCGAAGGACACACCATTAAGCGCGCGTACCAGCGCATGGCCCTTGAACAGGCCACGGGACACTTCGTAGTGACGGGTCAGGTCGCGGGCGGTAAGAACGACGGCCATTACGCCACCTCCTGGTTCAAGGGGTAGAAGCAGCGCGCGAGGCTGTTGGTTTTCGGATCAAGGCCCGGGCGTTGGGCACGGCAGGATTCCTGCACGTACGGGCAGCGCGGCGACAGCAGGCAACCCTGCGGGCGGTCGTAACGGCCCGGAACGATGCCTGGCAAGGTCGCCAGGCGCGTGGCGCCCAGGCTGTGCTCGGGAATCGCCTTGAGCAGCGCTTCGCTGTACGGATGCGCGGGGATGTCGAACAACTGCGGCACCTGGCCGACTTCCACGGCTTGGCCGGCGTACATCACGCACACGCGCTGGGCGGTTTCAGCCACGACCGCGAGGTCGTGGGTGATCAGCACCAGGCCCATGTTCTGCTCTTTTTGCAGGGCCAGCAGCAGTTCCATGATCTGCGCCTGGATGGTTACGTCCAGTGCCGTGGTCGGCTCATCGGCGATCAGCAGTTTCGGCTCGCCGGCAATCGCCATGGCGATGGCGACACGCTGGCTCATACCGCCGGACAGTTGGTGCGGGTAGGCATCCATACGGCTGGCAGCGCCGGGGATTTCGACCTTTTCCAACAGTTCGATGGCGCGCTTGCGTGCTTGCTTGCCGGACATTTTCAGGTGCAGGCGCAGCACTTCTTCAATCTGGAAACCCACGGTGTAGCTGGGGTTCAGCGCGGTCATCGGGTCCTGGAACACCATCGCCAGGTCTTTGCCGACGATCTGGCGGCGCTGGCGGTTGCTCAGCTTGAGCATGTCCTTGCCGTCGAAGTTCAGGGCGTCGGCGGTGACGATGCCGGGGTGCTCGATCAGGCCCATCAGCGCCATCATGGTCACGGATTTACCCGAGCCCGACTCGCCAACGATCGCCAGTACTTCGCCTTTGTCGACGGAGATGTCGAGGCCATCGACCACCGGCACGGCGGTCTTGTCGCCGAAGCGGACGTTGAGATTCTTGATTTCTAACAGTGACATGGGAATCTCCTCAGGCGGCGTTCTTGAGTTTCGGGTCCAGCGCATCGCGCAGGCCGTCACCCATCAAGTTGATTGCCAGCACGCTGAGCAAAATGGTCAAACCAGGCAAGCTCACCACCCACCAGGCGCGTTCGATGTAGTCACGGGCCGAAGCCAGCATGGTGCCCCACTCAGGCGTCGGCGGTTGTACGCCCAGGCCAAGGAAGCCCAGGGCGGCCGCGTCGAGGATCGCCGACGAGAAGCTCAAGGTGGCCTGCACGATCAGCGGTGCCATGCAGTTGGGCAGCACGGTGATGAACATCAGGCGTGGCAGGCCGGCGCCGGCGAGGCGGGCAGCGGTCACGTAGTCACGGTTCAGTTCGCCCATCACGGCGGCGCGGGTCAGGCGCACATAGGACGGCAGCGAGACGATGGCGATGGCGATCACGGTGTTGATCAGGCCAGGGCCGAGGATCGCGACGATGGCTACGGCCAGCAGCAGCGACGGCAGGGCCAGCATGATGTCCATCAGGCGCATGATGGTCGGGCCAAGCAGGCGCGGGAAGAACCCAGCGAACAGGCCCAACAGGATGCCCGGGATCAGCGACATCACCACCGATGACAAACCGATCAGCAGCGACAGGCGCGAGCCCTGGATCAGGCGCGAGAGCAAGTCACGGCCCAGTTCGTCGGTGCCCAGCAGGAACTGGATCTGCCCACCTTCCAGCCAGGCTGGCGGGGTCAGCAGGAAGTCGCGGTATTGCTCGCTCGGGTTATGCGGCGCCACCCAAGGGGCGAACAGCGCGCAGAACACGATCAGCAGCATGAAGGCCAGGCCGGCCACCGCGCCTTTGTTCTTGGAGAAGGCTTGCCAGAATTCTTTGTACGGGGACGGATACAGCAGGCTTTGATCGACTGCTGACACGGGAGTAGGTGTGGTCATGGTCATGATCTCAGCGCTGGTGACGGATGCGTGGGTTGGCGAAGCCGTAGAGGATATCCACCACGAAGTTCACCAGGATCACCAGGCAGGCGATCAACAGGATGCCGTTTTGCACCACCGGGTAGTCCCGTGCGCCAATGGCTTCGATCAGCCACTTGCCGATGCCGGGCCACGAGAAGATGGTTTCGGTCAGGACCGCACCGGCCAGCAGCGTGCCGACTTGCAGGCCGACCACGGTGAGTACCGGGATCAACGCGTTGCGCAGGCCGTGGACGAATACCACGCGCGCCGGCGACAGGCCCTTGGCCTTGGCGGTACGGATGTAGTCTTCGCGCAGCACTTCGAGCATCGACGAGCGGGTCATCCGCGCGATCACCGCCAGCGGGATGGTGCCGAGCACGATGGCCGGCAGGATCAGGTGGTGCAGGGCGTCGAAGAAGGCGTCTGGCTCGTCAGCCAGCAGGGTGTCGATCAGCATGAAGCCGGTGCGCGGCTCGATGTCGTAGAGCAGGTCGATGCGCCCGGACACCGGGGTCCAGCCCAGGCTCACGGAGAAGAACATGATCAGGATCAGGCCCCACCAGAAGATCGGCATCGAATAACCCGCGAGGGAGATGCCCATCACCCCGTGGTCGAACAGCGATCCTCGCTTCAAGGCCGCGATCACCCCGGCCAGGAGGCCCAGGATACCGGCGAACAACAGGGCGGCCATGGACAGTTCCAGGGTCGCGGGGAAGAGGGCGGTGAACTCGGTCCACACGCTGGTGCGGGTACGCAGGGATTCGCCAAGGTCGCCCTGGGCGAGCTTGCCGACGTAGTCCAGGTATTGCGCATACAACGGCTTGTTGAGGCCAAGGCGTTCCATTGCCTGTGCGTGCATCTCGGGGTCGACGCGCCTTTCACCCATCATCACTTCGACGGGGTCGCCAGGGATCATGCGAATCAACGCAAACGTGAGCAACGTGATGCCGAAGAACGTGGGGATCAATAACCCCAGTCGGCGGGCAATAAAACTAAACATCGTGTGGTGTACCTCAATCAGCCGGTTAGGCAGGTCCGGCACCACCCTGGTGGGCGGTGCCGAGCGTTTTTCTTATTTACTTCGCCTGGGTAGTGGCGAAGTTATTGGTGCCGAGAGGGCTGAGTGTGTAGCCCTCTACGTTTTTGCGCATGGCGGTGAACAGTTTCGGGTAAGCCATGGGAAGCCATGGCTGGTCTTGTTCGAAAACGTCCTGTGCTTGTTCATAGAGCGCCGCGCGTGTGGCGGGTTCCTTGGCGGCACGGGCCTTGTCGATCAAGTCCTGAAACTCCTTGTTACACCAGCGCGCGTAGTTTTCGCCGTTTTTCGCTGCATCGCAACTCAGGTTCGGCGTTAGGAAGTTATCCGGGTCGCCGTTATCGCCCACCCAGCCGGCCGACACCATGTCGTGCTCGCCACCTTTGGCGCGCTTGAGCATTTCGCCCCATTCCATGACTTTGATATTGATCTTCAGGCCGATCTGCGCCAGGTCGGCCTGCATGCGCTGGGCGCCCAACATGGGGTTGGGGTTGGTCGGCCCGCCGCCGTTACGGGTAAACAAGGTAAATTCGGTGCCTTCCGGTACGCCGGCTTCCTTGAGCAGGGCGCGGGCTTTGTCCAGGTCCCGTGGCGGGTTTTTCAATTTGTCATTGAAGCCCAGCAAGGTCGGTGGATACGGGCCGGTGCCCACCACTGCGTTGCCTTTGCCGAACAGTGCGTCGGTATACCCGGCCTTGTCGAACGCGATGTTGATCGCGTGGCGTACCCGCGCGTCGCTCATGTACTTGTGGGTGGTGTTCATGGCGATGTAGCTGGTGGTCATCGCCGCCAACCCGTCGACCTTCAGGTTCGGGTCGGCTTGCATGCTCGGCACGTCATCCGGTTTCGGATACAGCGCGATCTGGCACTCGTTGGCCTTGAGCTTTTGCAGGCGCACGTTGTTGTCGGTGGTAATCGCCAGGATCAGCGGATCGGCCGGCGGCTTGCCACGGAAGTACTCCGGGTTGGCCTTGTAACGCACCTGGGCGTCCTTGGCGTAGCGCGTGAAGATAAACGGCCCGGTGCCGATCGGCTTGGCGTTCAGGTCATCGGTCTTGCCGGACTTGAGCAACTGGTCGGCGTATTCGGCGGAGTGGATCGAGGAAAACGCCATGGCCAGATCGGCCAGGAAGGGCGCTTCAGGACGGGTCAGGGTAAAGACGACGGTGTGATCGTCGGTTTTCTCTACGCTCTTGAGCAGTTCCTTGAAGCCCATGCTTTCGAAGTACGGGTAGCCCACGACGGATTTTTTATGCCACGGGTGGTTCGGGTCCAGCTGGCGCTGGAAGCTCCAAAGCACGTCGTCGGCATTCAGGTTGCGCGTGGGTTTGAAGTAGTCGGTGGTGTGGAACTTGATGTCATCACGCAGGTGGAAAGTGTAGGTCAGGCCGTCTGCGCTGATTTCAGGCAGGTCCTTGGCCAGTGCCGGAACCACTTCGGTGGTGCCGGGCTTGAAGTCCACCAGGCGGTTGAACAGGGTTTCTGCTGCGGCGTCGGCGGTGACGGCCGTGGTGTACAGGACCGGATCGAAGCCTTCCGGGCTGGCTTCGGTGCAGACCACCAGCGGTTTGGCCGAAATGCCGACGGCCACGCTCAACAGCGCAGCGGCGATAGCAGCTTGTAGCGGGAGCATTTTCATTCGCAGACCTCGAACAATCTATGAGACCAGACAAGCGTAGACGGCGGGCTCGTCCTGAGCCCGCCGTCTACCTGGCGCGGATTAAAGAATGTTGAACGGGATGGTGGTAACCAGACGGAATTCGTTCAGGTTGCCGTCAGACTGTTCCTTGGTCGCGCGGTGAGCGACATAGGTCGCGCGGATGGTGGTGGCCTTCAATGGACCACTCTGTACCGCGTAGGACGTGCCGATACCGTACTCGTAGTGGTGTTCGCCGTCCTGCGACTGGACACCGTCATAGCCTTTGCCTTCTACGCCACGGTTGCCGGTGTAGTGCGTACCGTCGATGCCCCAGCCGCGAGCCGAGTAGATGTTGAACTTCAGGCCCGGCACGCCGTATTCGGCCATGTTGATACCGTAGGCAACCTGGAAGGACTTCTCGTTCGGGCCGTTGAAGTCCGACGTCAGGGAGTTGGCCAGGTAGATACCGTTGGTTTCGTGCAGGTAGTCGAAGTACTCGTTACCGTTCACTTGCTGGTAGGAGAAGGTCAGGCTGTGAGCCTGGTGAGTCAGGCCCAGGGACAGGGAGAAGGTATCGTTGTCGATATCCCCCATCAGCTTTTTGCCTTCATCGACGGTTTTGTAGTAGTTGAAGCCGGTGGTCAGGCCCAGCACCGAGCTGTCGCCCAGCTCGTGGGTGGCGCCGAAGTAGTACTGGTTCCAGAAGTCCTTGACGTTCGCGCCGAAGAAGCTTGTTTTCAGGCTCTTGAACGGCTGGTAGTTGGCACCCAGGGTGTAGACCTTGTCGGTCTCGACGCCATCGGCGCCTTTGCTGTTGTACTCGCTGCGGAACTTCGACAGGCTCTGCTCGGTACGTGGCGAAACGCGGTCAAACACGCCGCCCTGGAACGACAGGTTGGTGAATTCTTCGCTGTTGAAGCTCACACCTTCAAAGCTCGACGGCAGGGCACGGTTGCCGATGGTATCGACGATGCCGCTGCTGAAGTTCTGGCGACCGGCGGTCAGGGTGGTGTTGGACACGCGGAACTTGACGTTGGCCAGGCCCAGTTTGCTCCACTGGTCTACGGCGTCACCGTAGGAGTGGGCCAGGGTGCGGTTGGAGCCGCCGGCGATGTCGTCCCGGTTACGGATCAGTGAGATCACGTTGTAGGCCGCAACTTCGGTGCTCACGCCAACGGTGCCTTGGGTAAAGCCCGAGGTGTAGTTGAGGATGGTGCCCTGGTCCCAGTTGTAACGGCGGGAAACGCGGGTCTTGTTGATGTCGCCTTCGTTCTTGAAGTAGCCGATGCGCGTGTCGCGACGGAACATTTCGTTGGAGTACCAGTTACGCGTGGTGCCGCCCAGGCTTTGGCCGTCGATAAAGCCTTTGGCCTCGCTTTGGGCGCTGGTGCCGGCCAGGGTAGTGGGAACGAAGTCCTGGCTTTGGGTTTCAGCGTAGGCGGTTGCCGTGATGGTGCTGATGGCCAGGGCCAGAAGCGCTTTGCTGCTCAGTTTCATGGGTGAAGCTCCTTTGGTTCTCTTTTTTTTTGCCGGTCTTATTAGGTGATCCGGCTATTTGGGTTGTAACTCGTTCAAGCCTTTGCAAACGTTTGCCTTAAGGGAATTGCCGAAATAAGGCTGCACGTTTTCCGCAGAGCCAATTTCGCTCTGCGCCATCCGGTTATCTTTTTATGGGGTGATACTGACGCCCGAGAACACGTTGCGGCCGAAGGGGCTCACTTTGAAACCTTCGACTTTGGCGCTTAACGGCTGGTTGACCGTCGAGTGGGCGACTGGCGTGATCGGCACCTGCTGCTTGAGCAGTTGCTGCGCCTGTTTGTACAGAACAGTCCGTTGTTCGCGGTCGGTGACGACCTTGGCTTGCTTGATCAGCTTGTCGTACGTCGGGTCACACCACATGGAGTAGTTGTTCCCGCCGATGGCGTCGCAGCTATAGAGGGTGCCCAGCCAGTTGTCCGGGTCACCGTTGTCGCCGGTCCAGCCGATCAAGCTCACATCGTGCTCACCGTTCTTGGTGCGCTTGATGTATTCGCCCCACTCGTAGCTGACGATCTTCACTTTCAGGCCGATCTTGGCCCAATCGTTCTGCAGCATTTCTGCCATCAGCTTGGCGTTGGGGTTGTAGGGGCGTTGTACGGGCATCGCCCACAGGGTGATTTCGGTGCCTTCTTTCACGCCGGCAGCCTTGAGCAGTTCCTTGGCTTTTTCCGGGTTGTAGGCGGCATCCTTGATGGTGTCGTCGTAGGACCATTGCGTCGGTGGCATGGCGTTGACTGCCAGTTGCCCGGCGCCCTGGTACACCGCGTTCAGGATGCTTTGCTTGTTCACCGCCATGTCCAGCGCCTGGCGCACTTCGAGCTGGTCGAAGGGCTTGTGGCGCACGTTGTAGGCGATATAGCCGAGGTTGAAGCCCGGCTTGGTCAGCAGTTGCAGGTTCGGGTCGGCCTTGAGGGCGTCAACGTCGGCTGGGCGCGGGTGCAGGGTTACTTGGCATTCGCCGGCCTTGAGCTTTTGCACACGCACCGAAGCGTCGGTGTTGATGGCGAAGATCAGTTGGTCCAGCTGGACCTTGCTCGGGTCCCAGTACTGTTTGTTCGGCGCGTAGCGGATCTGCGAGTCTTTCTGGTAGCGCTGGAACACGAACGGGCCAGTGCCGATCGGCTTCTGGTTGATGTCGCTGGGCTTGCCGCTCTTGAGCAATTGGTCGGCGTACTCGGCCGACAGGATCGCGGCGAAGCTCATGGCGATGTTTTGCACGAACGCGGCGTCCACCGTGTTCAAGGTCATCACCACGGTGTGCGGGCCGGTTTTCTCGACCTTGGCGATGTTCTTGTTCAGGCTCATCCCGTTGAAGTACGGAAACTCGGTGGGGTAGGCCTTACGGAACGGGTGTTCGGGGTCAAGCATGCGGTTGAAGGTGAACAGCACGTCGTCGGCATTGAAGTCGCGCGTCGGCTTGAATTCCTTGTTGCTGTGGAACTTCACCCCTTCACGCAGGTGAAAGGTGTAGGTCAGGCCGTCTGGCGAAATATCCCACTTGGTTGCCAGAGCCGGTACTACGTTGGTCTCACCTTTTTCAAACTCGACCAGGCGGTTGTACAGCGGTTCGGCTGCATCGTTGTCGGTGGCGGTGGTGTATTGCGCGGTGTCAAAACCAGCCGGGCTGCCTTCGGAGCAGAACACCAGGCTCTTCTTGTCGGCGGCGTGGCCCATCGTGGCCACCGCCAGCAGGCTGGTGGCAAATAGTGCGGATAGAACAGTGGTATGGCGCATGACGATCCCGATCCTTGTTTGTTGTTGTCGTCAGCGAGCAATCACCCGGTCTTTCAGGACCGGGATGCATCGCTGACCCCACACGGCAAGTGCCCTGTCAGATTGAGGCTTCTGCGGCCCTGCGACGTTATGGGTCGCGGACTTCGCAGTAAATGCACGAAATCTGACTGTCGTTGTAGGTAACGGAGGCGCAGGTCGAAGTTTGTTGCTGTAGGACGGCAACGGCTTCGGCTGTGGTCTGTTTCCTACATCTTGGGCGGATGCAATAACGGCGACGTTATGAAACGTCGCCGCCAATGACCCTTATTTGCCGCTGACGCTCACGCCGTAGAAGGAGTTCAAGCCAAACGGGCTGATCTTGAAGTCCTGCACGGTGTTGCGCATGGGTTGATACACCGTCGAGTGCGCGATAGGTGTCATCGGGACAGCATCTTTGAGGATATGTTGCGCCTGCTTGTACAGCTCGGTGCGTTTGGCGACATCCGAAGTAGCCTTGGCTTCTTTCACGGTGTCGTCGAATTTCTTGTCACACCATTTGGAGAAGTTGTTGCCGGCCAGCGAATCGCAGCCGAACAGCACGTTCAGCCAGTTGTCCGGGTCACCATTGTCGCCGCTCCAGCCAATGATCATGGCCTGGTTCTCGCCGCCTTTGGAACGCTTGATGTACTCGCCCCACTCGTAGCTGACGATGTTGACCTTCAGGCCGATCTGTTTCCAGTCGTTCTGCAGCATCTCGGCCATCAGCTTGGCGTTGGGGTTATACGGACGCTGGACCGGCATCGCCCACAGGGTGATCTCGGTGCCTTCCTTGACGCCTGCTTCCTTGAGCAAAGCCTTGGCTTTGGTCACGTCATGCGGGACATCCTTGATGGTGGTGTCGTAGGACCACTGGGTCGGCGGCATGGCGTTGACGGCCAGTTGGCCGGCGCCCTGGTAGACGGAGTCGATGATCTGCTGTTTGTTTACCGACATGTCCAACGCTTCACGTACGCGCAGGTCGGACAGTGGGTTGGCGGCGGTCTGGCCCTTGAGCACTGGCATCACGTTGTAGGCGATGTAGCCCAGGTTGAAACCGGCCTGGTGCGGCAGTTTCAGGTCCTTGTCTTCGCCCAGCGCCTTGAGGTCGGCCGGACGTGGGAACAGGGTGACCTGGCATTCGTTTTTCTTCAGCTTCTGGATACGCACCGACGGGTCGGTGGTGATAGCGAAGATCAGGTTGTCGATCTTCACGTCCTCAGGTTTCCAGTAATCCTTGTTGCCGGTGTAGCGGATGTTCGAATCTTTCTGGTAGCTCTTGAACACGAACGGGCCAGTGCCGATCGGCTTCTGGTTGATGTCCTGGGCCTTGCCTTCTTTCAACAGCTGGGCGGCGTATTCCGCCGACTGGATAGAGGCGAAGCTCATGGCCAGGTTCTGGATGAACGCCGCGTCCACGGTGCCAAGGGTGAACTTGACGGTGTGGTCATCGACTTTCTCGATGTTCTTGATGTTGGTGTCCATCCCCATGTCCGTGAAGTACGGGAACTCGGTGGGGTAGGCTTTGCGGAACGGATCGTCCTTGTTGATCATGCGGTTGAACGTGAACAGCACGTCATCGGCATTGAAGGTACGGGTCGGCTTGAAGTACGAGGTGGTGTGGAACTTGACGCCGTCGCGCAGGGTGAAGGTGTACGTGAGGCCGTCCGGGGACACGTCCCACTTGGTGGCCAGCCCAGGAATCACAGCGGTGCCGCCGCGCTCGAACTGGGTAAGACGGTTGAACATGGTCTCTGCCGAAGCATCGAAGTCTGTTCCGGTGGTGTACTGGCCTGGATCAAAACCGGCCGGGCTCCCTTCGGAGCAGAACACCAGGTTAGTCGCCGCTTGGGCGAAAGGGGCTGCGGCCATAAGGCCAGCGCTAACAATTAACGGAATGACTGCGTGTTTAAGCATGTTGGCCTCATGATTTGTTGTCATTTTTGGTGGTGAGGGCGACCTCGTGAGTCGGCCTGCGGATACTTATGCAGGGGCCATACCCATTGCAAGATGCAGAACCGTTAGGAGGCTTAAACAGTGGTACGAACGTACAGGAATGTCGCAATTATGAAAGTTTCTACACAATTGAGTACATTTTGAGGGTTTTTTCGGTGCATCAGGCGCACCAAAAATGACCAACCGAGGCGTCTAGCGCACTCGGTTGGGGCGGTGCTGTTACTTATCTAGACTGACGCCGTAGAAGGGCGTGAGCCCGAACGGGCTGATCTTGAAGTCGTGGACTTCTTTGCGCAGGGGCTGGAAAACCGTCGAGTTCGCAATAGGCGTTATAGGTACTTGTTCCTTAAGGATTTTCTGCGCCTGTTGATACCACTTGATACGTTGCTCGCGGTCACTGCTGACCTTGGCCTGCTGCACCAGTTTGTCGTAGTCAGGGTTACACCATTTGGCGTAGTTGCTGCCCTTGACCGCAGCACAACTGTAGAGCACGCCGAGCCAGTTATCCGGGTCGCCGTTATCACCGGTCCAGCCGTAAATCATCGCGTCGTGCTCGCCATTTTTGGCGCGCTTGATGTATTCGCCCCATTCATAGCTGACGATGTTGGCCTTGATGCCGACTTTTGCCCAATCCTGCTGAATCATTTGTGCCGACATTCGCGCATTCGGATTGGACGCACGCTGGACCGTCATGGCCCACAGGTTGATCGTGGTACCTGGTGCGACGCCTGCTTCTTTTAGTAGCGCCTTGGCCTTGGCGGGATCGTAGGGTGCATCCTTGATATTCGGGTCATAAGACCACTGCGCTGGCGGCAACGCGTTCTGCGCCAATTGCCCGGCACTCTGGTACACGGCCTTGATGATCGCAGGCTTGTCGATGGCCATGTCCAGGGCCTGGCGCACCTTGAGTTGGTCCAGCGGCGGATGGGTCACGTTGTAGGCCAGAAAGCCCAGGTTGAAACCCGCCTGTTGCAGCACGCGCAGGTTGGGGTCCTGCTTCATCACTTCGATGTCGGACGGGCGCGGGTAACCGCTGACCTGGCACTCGCCGGCCTTGAGCTTTTGCAGGCGCGACGCGGCGTCCGGGGTGATGGCGAACACCAGGTTGTCGAGTTTCACATCGTCGGGCTTCCAATACTGCTTATTGGCCACGTAGCGAATCTGCGAGTCTTTCTGGTAGCGCTTGAACACGAACGGCCCGGTGCCGACCGGCTTCTGGTTGATCTCTTCGGCTTTGCCCTGCTTCAGCAATTGGGCGGCGTACTCGGCGGACTGCACCGAGGCAAAGCTCATGGCCAGGTTCTGCACAAATGACGCATCGACATTGTTCAGGTTGAAACGCACGGTGTGCTCGTCGAGTTTTTCGACGCCCTTGATCGTGGTGTTCAGGCCCATGTCGGTGAAGTACGGCGACTCGGACGGGTAGGCCTTGCGAAACGGGCTGTCGGCATCCAGCAGGCGGTTGAAGGTGAACAGCACATCATCCGCGTTGAAATCGCGGGTAGGCGTGAAGAAGTCGGTGGTGTGGAATTTGACGCCGTCGCGCAGATGGAAGGTGTAGATCAGGCCGTCTTTGGATACGTCCCAGCTAGTCGCCAGGCCGGGCTCCACTTCGGTGCCGCCGCGCTTGAATTGCGTCAGGCGGTTGAACACGGTTTCGGCCGAGGCATCGAAATCGGTACCGCTGGTGTACTGGCTGGGGTCGAAACCGGCGGGGCTGGCTTCGGAGCAGTAGACCAGGGTGGTGGTGGCTTGGGCCATCGGCATGCAAGCGAGGAGGCTGGCGGCGAGGAGCAGCGGTTTGAAGGTGATTCTTTCCATGGAGACCCCTGAAATGGCAGCCCTGCGCAGGCTACGCAAACGAAAACGGCGGTACCGAGGGTACCGCCGTTCATTGAGGGCAGATAGAGGGTTAGCGCTTATTCATCCGGTGTAGGCTTGATTTCCATGCGCGTTGGCGTAGAGGGGTCAACGGTATAACCGGCGCCGTCCAACTCGTTACTTTCGCGTATGGTAAATGTTCTTGATGCATTCACCTTTATGTCGGTAACGGGTTCAAGATCAAGGCGGTCTTCGGACAGTTTGCTCGCTATAAAGTCGATCTTGGCCGTGACAGTGGTCGCGGCATCTGCTGGGTCATATTTGATGTAGTAGTGTGTATTGCGTCCGCTGCCAAGGACCGTTCCCTTAAAGCGGGGTGTCGCAAACTCACCCGCAGCGGGACCAAGCGCCCATTGGTTGGCAAGTTCGGAAATTCGAGCTCTCAACTCCGGTTCAGGAATGATTTTCTCAATTTCCTCGATACTTTTTTGTTTCAGCTGACGAAGCTCTTCGTTTGATAACAGA
Proteins encoded in this window:
- a CDS encoding ABC transporter substrate-binding protein translates to MERITFKPLLLAASLLACMPMAQATTTLVYCSEASPAGFDPSQYTSGTDFDASAETVFNRLTQFKRGGTEVEPGLATSWDVSKDGLIYTFHLRDGVKFHTTDFFTPTRDFNADDVLFTFNRLLDADSPFRKAYPSESPYFTDMGLNTTIKGVEKLDEHTVRFNLNNVDASFVQNLAMSFASVQSAEYAAQLLKQGKAEEINQKPVGTGPFVFKRYQKDSQIRYVANKQYWKPDDVKLDNLVFAITPDAASRLQKLKAGECQVSGYPRPSDIEVMKQDPNLRVLQQAGFNLGFLAYNVTHPPLDQLKVRQALDMAIDKPAIIKAVYQSAGQLAQNALPPAQWSYDPNIKDAPYDPAKAKALLKEAGVAPGTTINLWAMTVQRASNPNARMSAQMIQQDWAKVGIKANIVSYEWGEYIKRAKNGEHDAMIYGWTGDNGDPDNWLGVLYSCAAVKGSNYAKWCNPDYDKLVQQAKVSSDREQRIKWYQQAQKILKEQVPITPIANSTVFQPLRKEVHDFKISPFGLTPFYGVSLDK